One window of the Nicotiana tabacum cultivar K326 chromosome 4, ASM71507v2, whole genome shotgun sequence genome contains the following:
- the LOC107820701 gene encoding uncharacterized protein LOC107820701 isoform X2 translates to MEGLSTICAGLGIIEEDDDANRIGYSKGEYCLDNLKDLLRFLRRDDPQTREVFKQVCKWNIVGKDLIPIIEYCQDDRNLLLNAVKVMVFLTMPIDPTSHDIPQQIELLWGVKSSLTYSDAVPVIMSLLESPLENLACEAFTEDDWKMVQLVLSLFRNVLAIQDISTQQKSGGSMTEFVFLRDMFLELLFKENVMDVILVLSQHVGGSCTYLRHDNLLLLETFYYIFMGQLPELIAKAHLKDAKVDEDSDISINSLKDIMEEEREKRKVIRQRNLGCYSQFSGTFTRFSLDGSKTLIKGNPCSVSHDPLIIAHKKHRGPAKRTVWDQGRLPATKNKILNLLYDFINQFLEGGYNVLMQSVRDDIEKEHHAIQNSDILIFFQVAQFVTSFQYHKFLNQPNKEADTQEPMDSRTDSTLFRGCICGPIAESLNESMFQLVLLRWRYSLETLKETNDRKFLYVAGSLMKTMLLMLEMALKQSPEDSKEHQTARILLYKLFYDQTDEGMTQFLLNQIKSFDTHKQAKSYLADLVEIINLVMKLMENLQARGSLRISKKLRKKRPKTTVTDDKKDNDEMTRDSASFGIGFGGSSHESRDTGLAHNGEDAIDSNKVDEHTGCTMVNEDQMVESTDTAHNNAAGSGCEKSNNLHAGGKGEEDITVLDKLNHPVSLETKSGRHQNSVPETQQKLSNDVNDEYDQGRDDSSGDENVLTAEDDLKISALVSALANNSTIHNLCWLLKYYKSNSIITNNYVICILQKLCDDLELSPMLYQLSLLTTFYDILEEQKSRPCREYENIVFFLTSLVRRMLRKMKSNPLLFIEVLFWKSRRECHYLNCDSMLKELSQFKKDGKNSSGVSMTDEIGSSEANGWIRRSIADALGDDEADFPLPFSEAVRNNTEVTNRSNQSLLEREESPTSISNDGNDVMNQKRHLEKQEQSAEQESQREPKRRKLQALNDELRREVEQLFERYKDNQNCCDLIAEALDPDGKISPLQISRTLKQLGYRIPRKKKTVYASAPDKPGNEEKDLESEIRLQNSDILEEGTSQRRHLHTRKRVQAFSQEQEQKIKDLFEQFKDHKRCSHMIANALDSDGTLSAAKISRKLKQLGLYVPKKKRLETNLQLMDEAGDASKEGSDNSDDETLLSMRRRSKYQGKDSTSEGRENQKSSEDESDDELLTSLLTFRSKYQGKDSTSEGRENQKSSEDESDDELLTSLLTKTQKAVPQREGKLIVNSRKISSESDIEDKDTYDSERGELDQATAMEEGTEINSIASDDDVDAGNLTTDFSSDQDVSPVNQQLRNKLHSELTDLEDDAASLDAPITTVSRRRLRMVIDMEEDD, encoded by the exons ATGGAAGGGCTGTCAACGATATGTGCTGGCCTCGGAATCATTGAAGAGGACGACGATGCTAATCGAATTGGCTATTCGAAAGGAGAGTACTGCTTAG ATAATTTGAAGGATTTGTTGAGGTTTTTAAGGCGAGATGACCCTCAAACAAGAGAAGTTTTCAAGCAAGTATGTAAATGGAATATTGTGGGCAAAGATTTGATTCCTATTATTGAGTACTGTCAAGATGACCGAAATCTGCTGTTAAATGCAG TAAAGGTTATGGTGTTTCTAACGATGCCCATTGATCCTACATCACATGACATACCGCAACAGATAGAGCTTCTTTGGGGAGTAAAGTCATCACTTACCTATAGTGATGCTGTGCCGGTGATAATGTCTCTCTTGGAAAGCCCATTGGAAAATTTGGCTTG CGAGGCCTTCACAGAAGATGACTGGAAAATGGTGCAGTTGGTGCTTAGTTTATTTCGTAATGTTTTGGCTATTCAAGACATATCAACCCAGCAGAAATCTGGTGGTTCTATGACAGAATTTGTATTTCTCAGAGACATGTTTCTAGAGCTCTTGTTTAAAGAGAATGTAATGGATGTCATCTTAGTTCTATCACAGCATGTTGGTGGCTCTTGTACCTATCTCCGTCATGATAATTTGCTTTTGTTGGAGACATTCTATTATATATTCATGGGTCAGCTGCCGGAGTTAATTGCTAAAGCACATCTCAAGGATGCAAAG GTGGATGAAGATAGTGATATTTCAATTAACTCTCTCAAAGATATAATGGAAGAAGAACGTGAAAAGAGAAAAGTTATCAGACAACGAAACCTGGGTTGCTATTCTCAGTTCAGTGGAACTTTTACACGGTTTTCCCTG GATGGTTCTAAAACATTAATTAAGGGCAATCCTTGCTCTGTTTCTCATGATCCCTTGATAATAGCTCACAAGAAGCACCGAGGTCCGGCAAAAAGGACTGTGTGGGACCAAGGAAGACTACCAGCAACCAAGAACAAGATTCTAAATTTGCTTTATGATTTTATTAACCAGTTCCTAGAAGGGGGATACAACG TTCTGATGCAGTCAGTTCGTGATGACATTGAAAAAGAACATCATGCTATTCAGAATAGCGatattcttattttctttcagGTTGCTCAGTTTGTTACTTCTTTTCAGTACCACAAGTTTTTGAATCAG CCTAACAAAGAAGCTGATACCCAAGAACCGATGGATTCTAGAACTGATAGCACATTGTTCAGAGGTTGTATATGTGGTCCTATTGCCGAGTCTTTAAATGAATCAATGTTCCAGCTGGTTCTTTTGAGATGGCGCTATTCGCTTGAGACCTTGAAGGAGACAAACGATCGCAAGTTTCTCTACGTGGCAGGATCTCTTATGAAAACTATG CTTCTTATGCTGGAGATGGCGCTTAAGCAGTCTCCTGAAGATTCCAAGGAGCATCAAACAGCTCGAATTCTTCTTTACAAGTTATTCTACGATCAAACTGATGAAGGGATGACCCAGTTTCTCTTGAACCAGATCAAATCGTTTGATACCCATAAGCAAGCGAAAAG TTACCTTGCTGATTTGGTAGAAATTATCAATTTAGTTATGAAGCTGATGGAGAACCTTCAAGCACGTGGTTCATTAAGG ATTTCCAAAAAGTTGAGGAAAAAACGACCGAAGACAACAGTTACAGATGACAAGAAGGATAATGATGAAATGACTAGAGATTCAGCCTCCTTTGGGATAGGTTTTGGCGGCTCTAGTCATGAATCTAGAGATACCGGATTGGCTCACAATGGAGAAGATGCCATAGACTCCAATAAGGTTGATGAACACACGGGTTGTACCATGGTGAACGAAGATCAAATGGTTGAGAGTACTGATACAGCTCACAATAATGCTGCAGGCTCTGGATGTGAAAAGTCAAACAATCTTCATGCAGGTGGAAAGGGAGAAGAAGATATCACAGTCCTAGATAAGCTTAATCATCCTGTATCTCTTGAAACTAAGTCAGGAAGACACCAGAACTCTGTGCCGGAGACACAACAAAAACTTTCTAATGATGTTAACGACGAGTATGATCAAGGCAGGGATGATTCTTCTGGTGATGAAAATGTGTTAACTGCGGAAGATGATCTCAAGATATCTGCCTTGGTTTCTGCTCTTGCAAACAACTCCACCATTCACAACCTCTGTTGGTTGCTAAAGTATTACAAGAGCAACTCcattattacaaataattatgtGATATGCATATTACAAAAACTATGCGATGATCTCGAACTTTCGCCCATGCTATACCAG CTATCTCTCCTCACCACATTCTATGACATTCTAGAGGAGCAGAAGTCAAGGCCTTGCAGAGAATATGAGAACATTGTCTTCTTTTTGACAAGCTTAGTTAGGAGAATGTTGCGTAAAATGAAGAGTAATCCCCTACTTTTCATAGAGGTTCTCTTCTGGAAATCACGTAGAGAGTGTCATTATCTTAATTGTGATTCCATGCTAAAGGAGCTATCTCAATTTAAGAAAGATGGTAAAAATAGTTCAGGTGTTTCCATGACTGATGAAATTGGCTCATCTGAAGCAAATGGATGGATCCGCCGAAGTATAGCTGATGCCCTTGGTGATGATGAAGCTGATTTTCCATTACCATTTTCAGAGGCTGTCAG AAACAACACAGAGGTCACAAATAGGAGTAACCAAAGTTTGCTAGAGAGAGAGGAAAGTCCTACATCAATTTCAAATGATGGAAATGATGTGATGAATCAGAAGCGACATTTGGAAAA ACAGGAGCAGTCAGCTGAACAAGAGTCTCAAAGGGAACCTAAAAGACGAAAACTACAAGCTCTTAATGATGAGTTACGACGGGAAGTCGAGCAACTCTTTGAGAG GTATAAAGATAATCAAAATTGTTGTGATCTCATTGCGGAAGCCCTTGATCCAGATGGAAAGATTTCACCTCTCCAAATTTCCAGGACACTTAAACAGTTAGGATACAGAATCCCACGGAAGAAAAAGACAGTATATGCTAGTGCTCCTGACAAACCTGGGAATGAAGAAAAAGATCTAGAAAGTGAGATCAGACTTCAAAATTCAGATATACTGGAAGAGGGTACTTCACAGAGAAGGCATCT GCACACTAGAAAGAGAGTGCAGGCATTTAGTCAGGAGCAGGAACAGAAGATCAAAGATTTGTTCGAGCA GTTTAAAGATCACAAGAGGTGCAGCCACATGATTGCCAATGCACTTGATTCTGACGGAACTTTATCGGCAGCTAAGATTTCACGAAAACTTAAGCAACTTGGCCTGTATGTCCCCAAAAAGAAAAGGTTAGAAACCAACCTGCAATTGATGGATGAAGCAGGTGATGCTTCTAAAGAAGGTTCAGACAACTCTGATGATGAGACTTTGTTATCAATGAGAAGAAG GAGCAAATATCAGGGAAAAGATAGCACTTCTGAAGGAAGAGAGAACCAGAAATCATCAGAAGATGAGTCTGATGATGAATTGCTGACCTCGCTATTGAC TTTCAGGAGCAAATATCAGGGAAAAGATAGCACTTCTGAAGGAAGAGAGAACCAGAAATCATCAGAAGATGAGTCTGATGATGAATTGCTGACCTCGCTATTGAC
- the LOC107820701 gene encoding uncharacterized protein LOC107820701 isoform X4, translated as MEGLSTICAGLGIIEEDDDANRIGYSKGEYCLDNLKDLLRFLRRDDPQTREVFKQVCKWNIVGKDLIPIIEYCQDDRNLLLNAVKVMVFLTMPIDPTSHDIPQQIELLWGVKSSLTYSDAVPVIMSLLESPLENLACEAFTEDDWKMVQLVLSLFRNVLAIQDISTQQKSGGSMTEFVFLRDMFLELLFKENVMDVILVLSQHVGGSCTYLRHDNLLLLETFYYIFMGQLPELIAKAHLKDAKVDEDSDISINSLKDIMEEEREKRKVIRQRNLGCYSQFSGTFTRFSLDGSKTLIKGNPCSVSHDPLIIAHKKHRGPAKRTVWDQGRLPATKNKILNLLYDFINQFLEGGYNVLMQSVRDDIEKEHHAIQNSDILIFFQVAQFVTSFQYHKFLNQPNKEADTQEPMDSRTDSTLFRGCICGPIAESLNESMFQLVLLRWRYSLETLKETNDRKFLYVAGSLMKTMLLMLEMALKQSPEDSKEHQTARILLYKLFYDQTDEGMTQFLLNQIKSFDTHKQAKSYLADLVEIINLVMKLMENLQARGSLRISKKLRKKRPKTTVTDDKKDNDEMTRDSASFGIGFGGSSHESRDTGLAHNGEDAIDSNKVDEHTGCTMVNEDQMVESTDTAHNNAAGSGCEKSNNLHAGGKGEEDITVLDKLNHPVSLETKSGRHQNSVPETQQKLSNDVNDEYDQGRDDSSGDENVLTAEDDLKISALVSALANNSTIHNLCWLLKYYKSNSIITNNYVICILQKLCDDLELSPMLYQLSLLTTFYDILEEQKSRPCREYENIVFFLTSLVRRMLRKMKSNPLLFIEVLFWKSRRECHYLNCDSMLKELSQFKKDGKNSSGVSMTDEIGSSEANGWIRRSIADALGDDEADFPLPFSEAVRNNTEVTNRSNQSLLEREESPTSISNDGNDVMNQKRHLEKQEQSAEQESQREPKRRKLQALNDELRREVEQLFERYKDNQNCCDLIAEALDPDGKISPLQISRTLKQLGYRIPRKKKTVYASAPDKPGNEEKDLESEIRLQNSDILEEGTSQRRHLHTRKRVQAFSQEQEQKIKDLFEQFKDHKRCSHMIANALDSDGTLSAAKISRKLKQLGLYVPKKKRLETNLQLMDEAGDASKEGSDNSDDETLLSMRRRSKYQGKDSTSEGRENQKSSEDESDDELLTSLLTSKYQGKDSTSEGRENQKSSEDESDDELLTSLLTKTQKAVPQREGKLIVNSRKISSESDIEDKDTYDSERGELDQATAMEEGTEINSIASDDDVDAGNLTTDFSSDQDVSPVNQQLRNKLHSELTDLEDDAASLDAPITTVSRRRLRMVIDMEEDD; from the exons ATGGAAGGGCTGTCAACGATATGTGCTGGCCTCGGAATCATTGAAGAGGACGACGATGCTAATCGAATTGGCTATTCGAAAGGAGAGTACTGCTTAG ATAATTTGAAGGATTTGTTGAGGTTTTTAAGGCGAGATGACCCTCAAACAAGAGAAGTTTTCAAGCAAGTATGTAAATGGAATATTGTGGGCAAAGATTTGATTCCTATTATTGAGTACTGTCAAGATGACCGAAATCTGCTGTTAAATGCAG TAAAGGTTATGGTGTTTCTAACGATGCCCATTGATCCTACATCACATGACATACCGCAACAGATAGAGCTTCTTTGGGGAGTAAAGTCATCACTTACCTATAGTGATGCTGTGCCGGTGATAATGTCTCTCTTGGAAAGCCCATTGGAAAATTTGGCTTG CGAGGCCTTCACAGAAGATGACTGGAAAATGGTGCAGTTGGTGCTTAGTTTATTTCGTAATGTTTTGGCTATTCAAGACATATCAACCCAGCAGAAATCTGGTGGTTCTATGACAGAATTTGTATTTCTCAGAGACATGTTTCTAGAGCTCTTGTTTAAAGAGAATGTAATGGATGTCATCTTAGTTCTATCACAGCATGTTGGTGGCTCTTGTACCTATCTCCGTCATGATAATTTGCTTTTGTTGGAGACATTCTATTATATATTCATGGGTCAGCTGCCGGAGTTAATTGCTAAAGCACATCTCAAGGATGCAAAG GTGGATGAAGATAGTGATATTTCAATTAACTCTCTCAAAGATATAATGGAAGAAGAACGTGAAAAGAGAAAAGTTATCAGACAACGAAACCTGGGTTGCTATTCTCAGTTCAGTGGAACTTTTACACGGTTTTCCCTG GATGGTTCTAAAACATTAATTAAGGGCAATCCTTGCTCTGTTTCTCATGATCCCTTGATAATAGCTCACAAGAAGCACCGAGGTCCGGCAAAAAGGACTGTGTGGGACCAAGGAAGACTACCAGCAACCAAGAACAAGATTCTAAATTTGCTTTATGATTTTATTAACCAGTTCCTAGAAGGGGGATACAACG TTCTGATGCAGTCAGTTCGTGATGACATTGAAAAAGAACATCATGCTATTCAGAATAGCGatattcttattttctttcagGTTGCTCAGTTTGTTACTTCTTTTCAGTACCACAAGTTTTTGAATCAG CCTAACAAAGAAGCTGATACCCAAGAACCGATGGATTCTAGAACTGATAGCACATTGTTCAGAGGTTGTATATGTGGTCCTATTGCCGAGTCTTTAAATGAATCAATGTTCCAGCTGGTTCTTTTGAGATGGCGCTATTCGCTTGAGACCTTGAAGGAGACAAACGATCGCAAGTTTCTCTACGTGGCAGGATCTCTTATGAAAACTATG CTTCTTATGCTGGAGATGGCGCTTAAGCAGTCTCCTGAAGATTCCAAGGAGCATCAAACAGCTCGAATTCTTCTTTACAAGTTATTCTACGATCAAACTGATGAAGGGATGACCCAGTTTCTCTTGAACCAGATCAAATCGTTTGATACCCATAAGCAAGCGAAAAG TTACCTTGCTGATTTGGTAGAAATTATCAATTTAGTTATGAAGCTGATGGAGAACCTTCAAGCACGTGGTTCATTAAGG ATTTCCAAAAAGTTGAGGAAAAAACGACCGAAGACAACAGTTACAGATGACAAGAAGGATAATGATGAAATGACTAGAGATTCAGCCTCCTTTGGGATAGGTTTTGGCGGCTCTAGTCATGAATCTAGAGATACCGGATTGGCTCACAATGGAGAAGATGCCATAGACTCCAATAAGGTTGATGAACACACGGGTTGTACCATGGTGAACGAAGATCAAATGGTTGAGAGTACTGATACAGCTCACAATAATGCTGCAGGCTCTGGATGTGAAAAGTCAAACAATCTTCATGCAGGTGGAAAGGGAGAAGAAGATATCACAGTCCTAGATAAGCTTAATCATCCTGTATCTCTTGAAACTAAGTCAGGAAGACACCAGAACTCTGTGCCGGAGACACAACAAAAACTTTCTAATGATGTTAACGACGAGTATGATCAAGGCAGGGATGATTCTTCTGGTGATGAAAATGTGTTAACTGCGGAAGATGATCTCAAGATATCTGCCTTGGTTTCTGCTCTTGCAAACAACTCCACCATTCACAACCTCTGTTGGTTGCTAAAGTATTACAAGAGCAACTCcattattacaaataattatgtGATATGCATATTACAAAAACTATGCGATGATCTCGAACTTTCGCCCATGCTATACCAG CTATCTCTCCTCACCACATTCTATGACATTCTAGAGGAGCAGAAGTCAAGGCCTTGCAGAGAATATGAGAACATTGTCTTCTTTTTGACAAGCTTAGTTAGGAGAATGTTGCGTAAAATGAAGAGTAATCCCCTACTTTTCATAGAGGTTCTCTTCTGGAAATCACGTAGAGAGTGTCATTATCTTAATTGTGATTCCATGCTAAAGGAGCTATCTCAATTTAAGAAAGATGGTAAAAATAGTTCAGGTGTTTCCATGACTGATGAAATTGGCTCATCTGAAGCAAATGGATGGATCCGCCGAAGTATAGCTGATGCCCTTGGTGATGATGAAGCTGATTTTCCATTACCATTTTCAGAGGCTGTCAG AAACAACACAGAGGTCACAAATAGGAGTAACCAAAGTTTGCTAGAGAGAGAGGAAAGTCCTACATCAATTTCAAATGATGGAAATGATGTGATGAATCAGAAGCGACATTTGGAAAA ACAGGAGCAGTCAGCTGAACAAGAGTCTCAAAGGGAACCTAAAAGACGAAAACTACAAGCTCTTAATGATGAGTTACGACGGGAAGTCGAGCAACTCTTTGAGAG GTATAAAGATAATCAAAATTGTTGTGATCTCATTGCGGAAGCCCTTGATCCAGATGGAAAGATTTCACCTCTCCAAATTTCCAGGACACTTAAACAGTTAGGATACAGAATCCCACGGAAGAAAAAGACAGTATATGCTAGTGCTCCTGACAAACCTGGGAATGAAGAAAAAGATCTAGAAAGTGAGATCAGACTTCAAAATTCAGATATACTGGAAGAGGGTACTTCACAGAGAAGGCATCT GCACACTAGAAAGAGAGTGCAGGCATTTAGTCAGGAGCAGGAACAGAAGATCAAAGATTTGTTCGAGCA GTTTAAAGATCACAAGAGGTGCAGCCACATGATTGCCAATGCACTTGATTCTGACGGAACTTTATCGGCAGCTAAGATTTCACGAAAACTTAAGCAACTTGGCCTGTATGTCCCCAAAAAGAAAAGGTTAGAAACCAACCTGCAATTGATGGATGAAGCAGGTGATGCTTCTAAAGAAGGTTCAGACAACTCTGATGATGAGACTTTGTTATCAATGAGAAGAAG GAGCAAATATCAGGGAAAAGATAGCACTTCTGAAGGAAGAGAGAACCAGAAATCATCAGAAGATGAGTCTGATGATGAATTGCTGACCTCGCTATTGAC GAGCAAATATCAGGGAAAAGATAGCACTTCTGAAGGAAGAGAGAACCAGAAATCATCAGAAGATGAGTCTGATGATGAATTGCTGACCTCGCTATTGAC